From a region of the Coprococcus comes ATCC 27758 genome:
- a CDS encoding peptide MFS transporter — MNEHDEALRKQTAFLGQPKGVGTLSFMQLCNSFANYAMSAVLIYYLYANAPEGLGFSKANAAQLISLYSTVVVLTGIVGSFVCDRILGCRKSLFIARSLSFIGYVCLALPLGVPGYGIAMGCLAIGPMFGGRCLDALLGKFYDESDGRRDSAYTISYVISNIGAAAPVLSGAIAAALGYHVAFAACAVLAFLGIVVYAVTYKPFFGNIGIEPDDPLPDDKKRSFITKMIVVLVICAVVLATLFATGTLSISVFSNVISTVSIIIPIVYLVVIYKSKKTESHEKKKILCLVPPFICNAVTLLIWTQTISILAIFYEEKVNRVLFGIEVPAASMQTIPAVFAVIIGSILTAVWTKLGKKQPYGTTKMGIGTIFWGFGALIIALLYVIYPGDAKVSAWWIVLFYAILMLGEGFTCPIGYSITAVAAPKAFMTQMMTIWSMSQSTGAALNTLLTNFYKEGSEIPFFVAIGVGVCAVGAVVAIFSKKLAVGMGLDKNAEA; from the coding sequence ATGAACGAACATGATGAGGCGTTAAGAAAACAAACCGCCTTTTTAGGACAGCCAAAGGGTGTGGGAACCCTGAGCTTTATGCAGCTTTGTAACTCTTTTGCAAACTATGCGATGAGTGCGGTACTGATTTACTACTTATACGCAAATGCACCGGAAGGACTTGGATTCAGCAAGGCAAATGCAGCACAGCTGATCTCTTTATATTCAACAGTTGTTGTACTGACAGGTATTGTCGGAAGCTTTGTCTGCGACCGTATCTTAGGATGCCGGAAGTCTTTATTTATAGCAAGATCACTTTCATTTATTGGATATGTATGCCTTGCATTACCACTTGGCGTTCCTGGCTATGGAATCGCTATGGGATGTCTGGCAATCGGACCGATGTTCGGTGGCAGATGTCTGGATGCTCTTCTTGGAAAATTCTATGATGAATCCGATGGAAGACGTGACAGCGCTTACACGATTTCTTACGTAATTTCCAACATTGGTGCAGCAGCTCCGGTACTTTCCGGTGCAATCGCAGCAGCACTCGGATACCATGTAGCATTCGCGGCATGTGCAGTCCTTGCATTCCTGGGTATCGTTGTATATGCAGTTACATACAAACCGTTCTTCGGTAATATCGGTATTGAACCGGATGATCCGCTTCCGGATGATAAGAAACGTTCTTTCATCACAAAGATGATCGTTGTACTTGTTATCTGCGCAGTTGTTCTTGCAACGCTTTTTGCAACAGGAACATTAAGTATTTCTGTATTCTCAAATGTAATCAGTACTGTATCGATCATTATCCCGATCGTATACCTGGTAGTTATTTACAAAAGTAAAAAGACAGAGTCACATGAGAAGAAGAAAATCCTCTGCCTGGTTCCGCCGTTCATCTGTAACGCAGTTACCCTGCTGATCTGGACACAGACAATTTCAATCCTTGCAATCTTCTATGAAGAAAAGGTTAACCGTGTACTGTTCGGAATTGAAGTGCCTGCAGCATCTATGCAGACAATCCCAGCAGTATTTGCAGTTATCATCGGAAGTATTCTGACAGCAGTATGGACAAAACTTGGAAAGAAACAGCCATACGGAACCACAAAGATGGGTATCGGAACAATCTTCTGGGGATTTGGAGCTTTAATCATTGCACTCCTCTATGTAATCTATCCTGGAGATGCAAAAGTCAGTGCATGGTGGATCGTATTATTCTATGCAATCCTGATGCTTGGTGAAGGATTTACCTGCCCGATCGGTTACTCAATCACGGCTGTTGCAGCACCGAAGGCATTCATGACACAGATGATGACAATCTGGTCAATGTCACAGTCTACAGGAGCTGCTCTTAACACGCTGCTCACTAATTT